A section of the Amblyomma americanum isolate KBUSLIRL-KWMA chromosome 2, ASM5285725v1, whole genome shotgun sequence genome encodes:
- the LOC144121528 gene encoding trans-1,2-dihydrobenzene-1,2-diol dehydrogenase-like encodes MAPTRWGIVAAGRICNDFVDCINNMPREEHQVVAVAGRNFENAKRFAELHRIAKVYATYEELSRDPDVDVAYVGSLHPDHYPTMKMLLEHGKHILCEKPLTMNRRDTDEICRLAKEKKLFLMEALWSRFLPSYKHMEEAIKNGAIGDVRYVHSTFGYPMPRESRFFRKECGGSVLLTLGNYNANLVLQLFGGERPVKISACGELAPEGVDQADAVVMEFSGGRLATFALSGVVKLPGRAEIVGTKGTITLHPPFHATTCVETPSGKFEMQLPPTTVPHNFPNTAAMRYEAEEVRRCLQEGLLESPTMTHRDSLLLAEMLDEILKQVGVKY; translated from the exons ATGGCTCCGACCCGATGGGGAATCGTGGCAGCCGGCCGCATCTGCAACGACTTCGTAGACTGCATCAACAACATGCCTCGCGAAGAGCACCAG GTTGTCGCTGTCGCTGGAAGGAACTTCGAGAATGCCAAGAGGTTCGCTGAACTGCATCGCATCGCCAAAGTTTACGCAACGTACGAAGAGCTCTCGAGGGATCCAGATGTCG ACGTCGCGTACGTGGGCTCGCTTCACCCTGACCATTATCCGACGATGAAGATGCTGCTGGAGCACGGCAAACACATCCTCTGCGAGAAACCGCTTACCATGAACCGTCGGGACACGGATGAGATCTGCCGGCTGGCCAAGGAAAAGAAGCTCTTCCTCATGGAG GCCCTATGGAGCCGTTTCCTGCCGTCGTACAAGCACATGGAGGAAGCCATCAAGAACGGCGCCATCGGGGATGTGCGCTACGTGCACTCGACCTTCGGCTACCCGATGCCCCGAGAGAGCCGCTTTTTCCGCAAGGAGTGCGGAGGATCAGTGCTGCTGACGCTGGGGAACTACAACGCCAACCTCGTACTGCAGCTGTTCGGTGGCGAACGACCGGTGAAGATCAGCGCTTGCGGCGAACTCGCACCAGAAG gAGTTGACCAGGCAGACGCCGTGGTAATGGAGTTTAGCGGAGGCAGACTGGCGACGTTTGCGTTATCGGGAGTCGTCAAGCTGCCGGGAAGGGCTGAGATCGTCGGCACAAAAGGCACCATCACG TTGCACCCTCCGTTTCATGCGACTACGTGCGTCGAGACACCTAGCGGAAAATTCGAGATGCAGCTCCCGCCGACCACTGTGCCGCACAACTTTCCCAACACAGCTGCTATGCGGTACGAAGCGGAAGAAGTTAGGCGCTGTCTACAGGAAG GTCTTCTTGAAAGTCCGACGATGACCCACAGGGATTCACTTCTCTTAGCAGAAATGCTTGACGAAATCTTGAAGCAAGTTGGTGTCAAGTATTAG